The following proteins are co-located in the Pseudomonas cavernae genome:
- a CDS encoding DUF1656 domain-containing protein gives MPREIALHGVYLPTVTLLFVVALVLSWGLDRLLAWIGLYRFTWHPALFRVSLFACLYGGMALYVYR, from the coding sequence ATGCCGCGTGAAATCGCCCTGCACGGTGTTTACCTGCCCACCGTGACCCTGTTGTTCGTCGTCGCCCTGGTGCTGAGCTGGGGCCTCGACCGCCTGCTCGCCTGGATCGGCCTGTACCGCTTCACCTGGCACCCGGCGCTGTTCCGCGTCAGCCTGTTCGCCTGTCTCTATGGCGGCATGGCC